The following proteins are co-located in the Eleginops maclovinus isolate JMC-PN-2008 ecotype Puerto Natales chromosome 1, JC_Emac_rtc_rv5, whole genome shotgun sequence genome:
- the trappc6b gene encoding trafficking protein particle complex subunit 6b, with the protein MADEAPFQFLHNEVIQYIYKSADSGDTEHGRNISTLESMGFRVGQGLIERLTKDTARFKDELDIMKFVCKDFWTCVFKKQIDNLRTNHQGIYVLQDNKFRLLSQLSAGKQYLEQAPKYLAFSCGLVRGALSNLGVKSIVTAEVSIMPACKFQIMIQKM; encoded by the exons ATGGCAGACGAAGCTCCTTTCCAGTTTCTACATAACGAAGTGATTCAGTACATCTACAAGTCAGCTGACAGCGGGGACACG GAACATGGCAGGAACATCTCCACCCTGGAGAGCATGGGCTTCAGAGTGGGCCAGGGGCTGATAGAGAG ACTAACCAAAGACACGGCAAGGTTCAAAGACGAGCTGGACATCATGAAGTTCGTCTGTAAGGACTTCTGGACATGTGTGTTCAAGAAGCAAATTGACAACCTCCGAACCAATCACCAG GGCATCTATGTTCTCCAGGACAACAAGTTCCGATTGCTGAGTCAGCTGTCGGCTGGGAAACAGTATCTGGAACAGGCCCCCAAG TATCTGGCCTTCAGCTGTGGACTGGTGAGAGGAGCGCTGTCCAACCTTGGAGTGAAGAGCATCGTGACTGCTGAGGTGTCCATCATGCCTGCAT